TGCAGCCAAATCCCTCGTAGGTTCCCATATATTCTGCATAAATACTGTCATCAAGCGGGATGGCTTGCGGTGAGATCGGCACCCTTGCAGGTTCTCCAAATACTAATCCAGCGAGAGATTCCGTTAACTTGGTGACGAGAACGCAGTCATAATTGGTCAACATGATTACGGTCGTTTGTTCTTCTGGATATCTGTGCAGTTCACTTCGGAAGCCGCGATATGCGCCGCCGTGATACATTCTTTTTCGATCAAAACGTTCGTCCAAGAACCAACCAAATCGATATTTGAGATTACTTGAATGAAAGGCCATCTCTAGGGTGTCGTGAGATACTAATTGATCGGAGTACAAAGCTTGATCCCATAAGAAAAGATCAGCAGCTGTCGAATACATCGCACCAGCGGACAGGATAGAGCTCATATCGATGTATTCCCCCTGAGTGTACTCTCCCCAAGAGGAATGATAAGGTGAGGCTAATTTTGAAATGATTTGATGATTGTTATAAACTCCTGTATTTACCATACCCAGAGGCTGTAATATAAAAGTAGTGATATAATCTTCAAAGGTCATCCCTGTAATCTTCTCAATAATCATCCCTAGTAAATAATAACCTGAGTTGTTATAGGCAAATGAAGTACCAGGCATAAACGCAGGTGGTTGACTCACAAATAGCTGTACCATCTCCTGTGGAGTCAGCTTCAGCTTATTTAATCTTTGATTATATTCGGGTATGGAAGTGTAGTTGGCTATACCAGAGGTATGTCCTAGCAAGTGAAGGATGGTAATCCCCTCTAGTGCATGCTGCTGAGGAAGATATTTTAGAATTGGATCTTCCAGTCTCAGACGTTTTTGTTCTTTTAGCATCAGGATGGCCATGCCAGTGAATGATTTGGTAAGTGACCAGATCCGGAATTTGGTATCTAAAGTGTTCGGGACCTGATGTTCAAGGTTTGCATATCCGTACGCTTTATGTAGCTTGATTTCACCACGCTGAGCTATTAAGACTGTGCCGCTTAATGGCCAGCGTTGTTCGTATTTATCTAAATATTGCTCCAGACGCTGGAATTGTATATCCACAGGTAACCCCTCCTTAAAGGCATATTCTAACATAATAATAAATTCTGTTGAAGCGGAGAGAAATCCATGAGATATGATTGTTTGATTATTGATGATGAAATTGAGCTTGCGGAGACCACATGCGAATATTTTAATTTGTTTGATGTTCAAACCGCGTTTGTTACAAACGCTGATGCTTGTCGGAGCTTTTTAAGTGAGCATTCGGTGTCAATGTTACTCCTTGATATTAATTTAGGTGGTGAATCCGGTTTCCAGTTATGCAAAGAGTTGCGTCAAACGACTGGAATTCCCATCCTGTTTATTAGTGCCCGCTCCAGTGAGGATGATGTATTGATTGCTCTTGATATTGGGGGAGATGACTATATTCATAAGCCGTATACCTTGAGAGTGTTGCTGGCAAAAGTTAAGGCG
This window of the Paenibacillus sp. FSL R10-2734 genome carries:
- a CDS encoding serine hydrolase domain-containing protein; its protein translation is MDIQFQRLEQYLDKYEQRWPLSGTVLIAQRGEIKLHKAYGYANLEHQVPNTLDTKFRIWSLTKSFTGMAILMLKEQKRLRLEDPILKYLPQQHALEGITILHLLGHTSGIANYTSIPEYNQRLNKLKLTPQEMVQLFVSQPPAFMPGTSFAYNNSGYYLLGMIIEKITGMTFEDYITTFILQPLGMVNTGVYNNHQIISKLASPYHSSWGEYTQGEYIDMSSILSAGAMYSTAADLFLWDQALYSDQLVSHDTLEMAFHSSNLKYRFGWFLDERFDRKRMYHGGAYRGFRSELHRYPEEQTTVIMLTNYDCVLVTKLTESLAGLVFGEPARVPISPQAIPLDDSIYAEYMGTYEGFGCKASVERSGQEYYFIWNDVEVTPFYPISETSFHHTKHDTEYEFKRNGQGEITFLGMQKKQGKS
- a CDS encoding response regulator transcription factor; the protein is MRYDCLIIDDEIELAETTCEYFNLFDVQTAFVTNADACRSFLSEHSVSMLLLDINLGGESGFQLCKELRQTTGIPILFISARSSEDDVLIALDIGGDDYIHKPYTLRVLLAKVKAVLKRYNNGVVAESSILESGPVQIDPELRRASLNGVPLKLKTMEYKLLSYLIQHKNRVIPKEELFTGVWGDVFAGDGTLNVHIRHLREKIEQNPNDPQYIRTVWGIGYAFEDK